The Streptomyces cynarae genome contains a region encoding:
- a CDS encoding aldehyde dehydrogenase family protein, whose product MTSTHAFWLAGRQATGETTFDVTSPWDGRLVGKVSVPTEAQVEEAVAAAYAVRDEFAATPAHVRAAALDHVSKRLAERTEEIAQLISAENGKPIKWARGEVGRAVSVFRFAAEEARRFNGGEAQRLDTDAGGQGRLALTRRFPKGVVLGIAPFNFPLNLCAHKVAPAIAAGAPIILKPAPATPLSGLIIGELLAETELPAGSWSILPVPNDRMPALVQDERLPVISFTGSEKVGYAIMDSVPRKHCTLELGGNGAAVVLADYASDEDLDWAANRIATFSNYQGGQSCISVQRVIADASVYDRLLPRIVAAVEAQATGDPSDGATDVGPLISEDAAKRVESWVEEAVNAGATLLTGGKRDGASYAPTVLTDVPADVTISCEEVFGPVLTVQKVDGEAAAFDAVNDSKYGLQAGVFTHDLQVAFRAHRALEVGGVVVGDVPSYRADQMPYGGAKLSGVGREGVKFAMEDYTYERVLVLTGLAL is encoded by the coding sequence ATGACTTCCACCCACGCCTTCTGGCTCGCCGGCCGCCAGGCCACCGGTGAGACCACCTTCGACGTCACCTCGCCGTGGGACGGCCGGCTCGTCGGCAAGGTCAGTGTCCCGACCGAGGCGCAGGTCGAGGAGGCCGTGGCCGCCGCGTACGCCGTGCGCGACGAGTTCGCCGCCACCCCGGCCCACGTCCGTGCCGCCGCCCTCGACCACGTCTCGAAGCGGCTCGCGGAGCGCACGGAGGAGATCGCGCAGCTGATCTCCGCCGAGAACGGCAAGCCCATCAAGTGGGCGCGCGGCGAGGTCGGCCGTGCCGTCTCCGTCTTCCGCTTCGCCGCCGAGGAGGCCCGCCGCTTCAACGGCGGCGAGGCCCAGCGCCTCGACACGGACGCCGGCGGCCAGGGCCGTCTGGCGCTGACCCGCCGCTTCCCCAAGGGCGTCGTCCTCGGCATCGCGCCGTTCAACTTCCCGCTGAACCTGTGCGCCCACAAGGTCGCCCCGGCGATCGCCGCCGGCGCCCCCATCATCCTCAAGCCCGCCCCGGCCACCCCGCTGTCCGGCCTGATCATCGGCGAGCTGCTCGCCGAGACCGAGCTGCCCGCCGGCTCCTGGTCGATCCTGCCGGTCCCCAACGACCGCATGCCCGCCCTCGTCCAGGACGAGCGCCTGCCGGTCATCTCCTTCACCGGCTCCGAGAAGGTCGGTTACGCGATCATGGACTCGGTGCCGCGCAAGCACTGCACGCTGGAACTGGGCGGCAACGGCGCGGCCGTCGTGCTCGCCGACTACGCGAGCGACGAGGACCTGGACTGGGCCGCGAACCGCATCGCCACCTTCTCCAACTACCAGGGCGGCCAGTCCTGCATCTCCGTGCAGCGCGTGATCGCCGACGCCTCGGTGTACGACCGGCTGCTGCCGCGCATCGTCGCCGCCGTCGAGGCCCAGGCCACCGGCGACCCCTCCGACGGCGCGACCGATGTCGGCCCGCTGATCAGCGAGGACGCCGCCAAACGCGTGGAGTCCTGGGTCGAGGAGGCGGTGAACGCGGGCGCCACGCTGCTCACCGGTGGCAAGCGGGACGGCGCCTCCTACGCGCCGACCGTCCTCACCGACGTCCCCGCCGATGTGACCATCTCCTGCGAGGAGGTCTTCGGGCCCGTCCTCACCGTGCAGAAGGTGGACGGCGAGGCGGCGGCGTTCGACGCGGTCAACGACTCCAAGTACGGCCTCCAGGCGGGCGTGTTCACCCACGACCTCCAGGTCGCCTTCCGCGCCCACCGCGCCCTCGAGGTCGGCGGCGTGGTCGTCGGCGACGTGCCGTCCTACCGCGCCGACCAGATGCCCTACGGCGGTGCCAAGCTGTCCGGTGTCGGGCGCGAGGGCGTGAAGTTCGCGATGGAGGACTACACCTACGAGCGGGTCCTGGTCCTGACGGGCCTCGCCCTCTGA
- a CDS encoding sialidase family protein, with amino-acid sequence MPASTPSRRVVLAGTAATAALTAVPFVPGQALAAASTATTTPAYRWRNAVIGGTGFVTGVLFHPAVRGLAYARTDIGGAYRWDDRTALWTPLTDHLGSDDWNLLGVEAIAVDPAHPDRVYLALGTYTQSWAGNGAILRSDDRGATWTRTDLGVKLGANEDGRGTGERLLVDPRDSNTLWLGTRHDGLLKSTDRGATWAAVTGFPASPSATGQGVTFLVAAGRTLYAGWGDGDGTAGAKNLYRTADGTTWEAVPGRPSGTAAEVPIRAAFDRGTGHLYVTYANAPGPNGQSDGSVHKLCTLNGKWTEVTPVKPGGTAADGSADTFGYGGVAVDARHPGTVVVSTNNRWADVDTLYRTTDGGRTWISLKDTAVLDVSETPYLKWGQAKPKFGWWIQALALDPYDSRHIVYGTGATLYGTRDLKNWAPQIRGLEETAVRLLISPPVGEAHLISGCGDIGVMYHESLTASPSRGMASNPVFGSAMGLAQAAARPAYVVRTGWGDHGNGAYSNDGGQTWAPFTAQPSIAKDAPGPIATNADGSVLLWVFVHSDGTKFPAYRSADNGVTWSEVTSFPKGATPVADPADPTLFYAYDTETGTLYASTDSGRTFTARATGLPSGDSQFKLVASPGRSGDLWLSAKWEGLHRSTDGGASFSKTVGVAASECLGFGRAADGADHPAIYLVGRIGTVTGVHRSDDEAKTWVRINDDQHQWGWIGTAVTGDPRVYGRVYLATNGRGIQYGEPS; translated from the coding sequence ATGCCCGCGTCCACTCCGAGCCGACGTGTCGTTCTCGCCGGTACCGCGGCGACCGCCGCGCTCACCGCCGTCCCGTTCGTCCCCGGACAGGCGCTGGCCGCGGCATCGACCGCCACCACCACGCCGGCCTACCGCTGGCGCAACGCCGTCATAGGCGGTACAGGTTTCGTCACCGGCGTTCTCTTCCACCCCGCGGTCCGCGGCCTCGCCTACGCCCGTACCGACATCGGCGGCGCCTACCGCTGGGACGACCGCACCGCGCTCTGGACCCCGCTGACCGACCACCTCGGTTCGGACGACTGGAACCTCCTCGGCGTCGAGGCCATCGCCGTCGACCCCGCCCACCCCGACCGCGTCTACCTCGCCCTCGGCACCTACACCCAGTCCTGGGCCGGCAACGGGGCGATCCTGCGGTCCGACGACCGCGGTGCCACCTGGACCCGCACCGACCTCGGCGTCAAGCTCGGCGCCAACGAGGACGGCCGGGGCACGGGCGAGCGGCTGCTCGTCGATCCGCGGGACAGCAACACCCTGTGGCTGGGCACCCGGCACGACGGGCTGCTCAAGTCGACCGACCGGGGCGCGACCTGGGCGGCCGTGACCGGATTCCCGGCGTCCCCGAGCGCCACCGGGCAGGGGGTCACCTTCCTCGTCGCCGCGGGACGCACCCTCTACGCCGGCTGGGGCGACGGTGACGGTACGGCCGGTGCAAAGAACCTTTACCGCACCGCCGACGGCACCACCTGGGAAGCCGTCCCCGGCCGGCCCTCCGGCACCGCCGCCGAGGTCCCGATCCGGGCGGCCTTCGACCGGGGCACCGGCCACCTGTACGTGACCTACGCCAACGCGCCCGGCCCCAACGGCCAGTCCGACGGCAGCGTGCACAAGCTCTGCACCCTCAACGGCAAGTGGACCGAGGTCACGCCGGTCAAGCCGGGCGGGACCGCCGCCGACGGATCCGCCGACACCTTCGGATACGGGGGTGTCGCCGTCGACGCCCGCCACCCGGGCACCGTCGTCGTCTCCACCAACAACCGGTGGGCGGACGTCGACACCCTGTACCGGACGACCGACGGCGGCCGTACCTGGATATCCCTGAAGGACACGGCCGTCCTCGACGTCTCCGAGACCCCCTACCTCAAGTGGGGCCAGGCCAAGCCGAAGTTCGGCTGGTGGATCCAGGCTCTCGCCCTCGACCCGTACGACTCGCGGCACATCGTCTACGGCACCGGCGCCACCCTCTACGGCACGCGGGATCTGAAGAACTGGGCCCCGCAGATCCGCGGCCTGGAGGAGACGGCCGTGCGCCTGCTGATCTCGCCTCCGGTCGGGGAGGCGCACCTGATCAGCGGGTGCGGGGACATCGGCGTGATGTACCACGAGTCGCTCACGGCATCGCCCTCGCGCGGCATGGCGTCGAACCCGGTCTTCGGGTCGGCCATGGGGCTCGCCCAGGCCGCGGCCAGGCCGGCGTACGTCGTCCGTACCGGCTGGGGCGACCACGGCAACGGCGCTTACTCGAACGACGGCGGGCAGACCTGGGCGCCCTTCACGGCCCAGCCCTCCATCGCCAAGGACGCACCGGGGCCGATCGCCACCAACGCCGACGGCAGTGTGCTGCTCTGGGTCTTCGTGCACTCTGACGGCACGAAGTTCCCCGCCTACCGCTCCGCGGACAACGGCGTCACCTGGTCCGAGGTCACCTCCTTCCCGAAGGGCGCCACGCCGGTCGCCGACCCGGCCGACCCGACGCTCTTCTACGCGTACGACACCGAAACAGGAACGCTGTACGCCAGCACTGACAGTGGCCGTACCTTCACCGCCCGCGCGACCGGACTGCCCTCCGGGGACAGCCAGTTCAAGCTGGTCGCGTCGCCGGGCAGGTCCGGCGACCTGTGGCTGAGCGCCAAATGGGAGGGCCTGCACCGGTCCACCGACGGCGGCGCGAGCTTCTCGAAGACCGTCGGCGTCGCAGCCTCGGAGTGTCTCGGTTTCGGCAGGGCCGCGGACGGCGCCGACCACCCCGCCATCTATCTGGTGGGCAGGATCGGGACCGTCACCGGCGTCCACCGCTCCGACGACGAGGCCAAGACCTGGGTGCGGATCAACGACGACCAGCACCAGTGGGGTTGGATCGGCACGGCCGTCACCGGTGACCCGCGCGTCTACGGCCGTGTCTACCTGGCCACGAACGGCCGGGGCATCCAGTACGGGGAGCCGTCCTGA
- a CDS encoding carbohydrate ABC transporter permease codes for MSLNTTLIRSLKAPARPVWEEPPSKAGLTAKGGFLLLCCLGVLGPLWIVIVTSLSPKPVIDRVGGLVVIPQGITFVNYKELLSGGQVSRAIMVSVGVTLCGTLFSMTVSVLAAYGLSRRGTLGHRFFLMTMMATMFFGAGLIPTYLLVQSLHLTDTYLSLILPSAVSIFNILVLRAFFMGISPELTESARIDGASDLRILLTIIMPLSRAVLAVISLFYAVGYWSAWFNASIYLTDQRMMPLQNVLIQLVQKNTEAPAGLQQAVATGHLSSLGLQMAVMVLALIPVGIASPFVQRHFKKGMLTGAIKG; via the coding sequence GTGAGCCTCAACACGACGCTCATCCGCAGCCTCAAGGCACCCGCCCGCCCCGTGTGGGAGGAGCCGCCCAGCAAGGCCGGACTCACCGCCAAGGGCGGATTCCTTCTGCTGTGCTGTCTGGGAGTCCTCGGTCCGCTGTGGATCGTGATCGTCACCAGCCTCTCGCCCAAACCGGTGATCGACCGGGTCGGCGGTCTGGTCGTGATCCCCCAGGGCATCACCTTCGTCAACTACAAGGAACTGCTCAGCGGTGGCCAGGTCAGCCGGGCGATCATGGTCTCGGTCGGTGTCACGCTCTGCGGCACGCTGTTCTCGATGACGGTGTCGGTCCTCGCGGCCTACGGTCTGTCCCGGCGGGGCACTCTGGGCCACCGGTTCTTCCTGATGACCATGATGGCGACCATGTTCTTCGGGGCCGGCCTCATCCCGACGTACCTTCTGGTGCAGTCGCTGCATCTCACCGACACCTATCTGTCGCTGATCCTGCCGAGCGCGGTCAGCATCTTCAACATCCTCGTCCTGCGGGCCTTCTTCATGGGGATCTCCCCCGAACTCACCGAGTCCGCCCGCATCGACGGGGCCAGTGACCTGCGCATTCTGCTGACCATCATCATGCCGCTGTCGAGGGCGGTGCTGGCCGTCATCTCGCTGTTCTACGCGGTCGGGTACTGGAGCGCCTGGTTCAACGCCTCCATCTACCTCACCGACCAGCGGATGATGCCGCTGCAGAACGTGCTCATCCAGCTGGTCCAGAAGAACACCGAGGCGCCGGCCGGCCTCCAGCAAGCGGTCGCAACCGGTCACCTCTCGTCCTTGGGACTGCAGATGGCGGTCATGGTCCTCGCCCTGATCCCCGTCGGGATCGCCTCCCCCTTCGTCCAGCGGCACTTCAAGAAGGGCATGCTCACCGGAGCCATCAAGGGCTGA
- a CDS encoding ABC transporter permease, which produces MSLTAGSRPDGTRPPAAVEEPTAAVAAATVKESVPRRAGKADKVPFRVRWRRDRALILMTLPVIVLLLIFNYVPLLGNVVAFQDYDPYTSSNGITAIFHSPWVGVEQFSRMFDDPLFWGAAKNTIVLFVLQLVLFFPIPIALALVINSVIRPRVRAVAQAIMYLPHFFSWVLVVTVFQQIFGGAGIIAQTLEDHGWSGFDLMTNASLFKYMVTAQAVWKDAGWGIIVFLAALAAVSTDLYEAAAMDGAGRWRRMWHVTLPALRPVVALLLVLRVGDALSVGFEQFLLQRYAVGAGASEVLDTYVWNVGIQHGDFSYAAAVGLAKGVIGVCLVLGANRVAHLLGEQGVYQK; this is translated from the coding sequence ATGTCCCTCACGGCCGGGAGCAGGCCTGACGGGACACGTCCCCCCGCGGCCGTCGAGGAACCGACGGCCGCGGTCGCCGCCGCCACCGTGAAGGAGAGCGTGCCGCGCAGAGCCGGCAAGGCGGACAAGGTTCCCTTCCGGGTTCGGTGGCGCCGCGACCGCGCGCTGATCCTGATGACGCTGCCCGTCATCGTCCTGCTCCTGATCTTCAACTACGTCCCGCTGCTCGGCAACGTCGTCGCCTTCCAGGACTACGACCCGTACACCTCCAGCAACGGCATCACGGCGATCTTCCACAGCCCCTGGGTCGGCGTGGAGCAGTTCTCGCGGATGTTCGACGACCCGCTGTTCTGGGGCGCCGCGAAGAACACCATCGTCCTGTTCGTGCTCCAGCTGGTGCTGTTCTTCCCGATCCCCATCGCCCTCGCGCTGGTCATCAACAGCGTGATCCGGCCCCGGGTGCGGGCCGTGGCCCAGGCGATCATGTATCTGCCGCACTTCTTCTCCTGGGTCCTCGTGGTCACCGTCTTCCAGCAGATCTTCGGCGGTGCGGGCATCATCGCCCAGACCCTGGAAGACCACGGGTGGAGCGGCTTCGACCTGATGACCAACGCGAGCCTGTTCAAGTACATGGTCACCGCGCAGGCCGTGTGGAAGGACGCCGGCTGGGGGATCATCGTCTTCCTCGCCGCGCTGGCCGCCGTCAGCACCGATCTGTACGAGGCCGCCGCCATGGACGGCGCGGGGCGCTGGCGACGCATGTGGCACGTGACGCTGCCCGCGTTGCGCCCGGTGGTCGCACTGCTGCTGGTCCTGCGGGTGGGCGACGCGCTGAGCGTCGGGTTCGAGCAGTTCCTGCTCCAGCGGTACGCGGTCGGTGCGGGGGCCAGCGAGGTCCTCGACACCTATGTGTGGAACGTCGGTATCCAGCACGGCGACTTCAGCTACGCGGCCGCGGTCGGCCTCGCCAAGGGAGTCATCGGAGTGTGTCTCGTCCTGGGCGCGAACAGGGTCGCGCATCTGCTCGGCGAGCAGGGGGTGTATCAGAAGTGA
- a CDS encoding glycoside hydrolase family 3 C-terminal domain-containing protein translates to MTAQTPPAPSFRDPQLPFVKRIDDLVARLTLDERIAILHQFVPAVERLGIAAFRTGQEALHGVAWMGPATVFPQAVGLGATWNDNLVRRVGEAVSKEVRAMRARDERVGLNVWAPTVNLLRHPLWGRNEEGYSEDPQLTSAIATAYTRGLRGDHPTYWRTAPVLKHWLAHNNETNRDTTSSSVRPRVLHEYDLRAFREAVQAGSVAGVMPAYNLVNGRPNHVSPYLREHLRRWTDQELLVCSDAGAPSNLVDSEHYFDTHEEATAAAVRAGVDSFTDHGTDSSTIVARIKDALVKGLLTEEDIDQAVRRQLSVRFRLGEFDPRLDPHAATRDFDTPAHRALAQETAEQAVVLLKNDGLLPLADDVRVAAVGLLADECKLDWYSGTLIHRSTPLEGLYERFGADRVEFAEGVDRVRLKTSTGAYLRVPVADADDEVRGAEGALDPALLQGRTDLPPLTADEHGSELALIDWGEGLLTFRAPDGRYLSVADDGYVRASADQPGGWVVQETFRLEPHGSGHLLKHVGTGGYVSVAADGVKVAEDQREVFELEVVESGEDAVTRAAAGADVVLVFAGNDPHLNGRETEDRTTLRLPDHQERLLRAARAANPRTALVLVSAYPYAVDPTELPAVLWTAHGGQAAGTALARVLSGDVSPAGRLPQTWYADDADLPDLLDYDVIGSRQTYLYFEGTPLFPFGHGLSYASFAYGDLAARVGDGRVAVSFTVTNTSTRAADEVAQVYTRAVDPSVPRPRRELVAHRRVHLAPGASAELAFEVPLSALEFWDVAHGRWRLEPGPYEILVGASSEDIRLRTTIEPPGEPAGPRPVRERGLEAADFDEQRDTLIVDRTKVSGDSVAPAEDRTGELLFRRCDFGDGVTGVTAQLAGEGTLEVLLDGGDPPAVLTLAAPTGPYDYTTVDAAFTASGVHDVRLRLRGPLRLAHVGFSG, encoded by the coding sequence GTGACCGCACAGACGCCGCCCGCACCCTCTTTCCGTGATCCGCAGCTGCCGTTCGTGAAGCGCATCGACGACCTGGTGGCGCGGCTGACGCTCGATGAGAGGATCGCGATCCTGCACCAGTTCGTGCCGGCCGTCGAGCGCCTCGGCATCGCCGCGTTCCGCACCGGCCAGGAGGCCCTGCACGGAGTGGCGTGGATGGGCCCGGCGACGGTGTTCCCGCAGGCGGTCGGGCTCGGCGCGACCTGGAACGACAACTTGGTGCGCCGGGTCGGCGAAGCGGTCTCCAAGGAGGTCCGCGCGATGCGGGCCCGCGACGAGCGCGTCGGCCTGAACGTCTGGGCGCCCACGGTCAACCTGCTGCGCCACCCGCTCTGGGGCCGCAACGAGGAGGGCTACTCGGAGGACCCGCAGCTGACCTCTGCGATCGCGACGGCGTACACGCGCGGTCTGCGCGGCGACCATCCGACGTACTGGCGCACCGCCCCGGTCCTCAAGCACTGGCTCGCCCACAACAACGAGACGAACCGCGACACCACCTCCTCCTCGGTCCGTCCGCGTGTGCTGCACGAGTACGACCTGCGGGCGTTCCGTGAGGCCGTTCAGGCGGGCTCGGTGGCCGGGGTGATGCCCGCCTACAACCTGGTCAACGGCCGCCCCAACCATGTCTCGCCGTATCTGCGCGAGCACCTGCGCCGCTGGACCGACCAGGAGTTGCTGGTCTGCTCGGACGCGGGCGCGCCGTCCAACCTGGTCGACTCCGAGCACTACTTCGACACGCACGAGGAGGCGACGGCCGCGGCGGTCCGGGCCGGCGTCGACAGCTTCACCGATCACGGCACGGACAGCTCGACGATCGTCGCGCGGATCAAGGACGCGCTGGTGAAGGGTCTGCTGACCGAGGAGGACATCGACCAGGCGGTGCGCCGGCAGCTCTCGGTGCGGTTCCGGCTGGGGGAGTTCGACCCGCGTCTGGACCCGCATGCGGCGACCCGGGACTTCGACACCCCGGCCCATCGGGCACTCGCCCAGGAGACCGCCGAGCAGGCGGTCGTGCTGCTGAAGAACGACGGCCTGCTGCCCCTCGCCGACGACGTGCGCGTCGCGGCGGTCGGGCTGCTCGCCGACGAGTGCAAGCTCGACTGGTACAGCGGCACGCTGATCCACCGGTCCACGCCTCTGGAGGGTCTGTACGAACGCTTCGGCGCCGATCGCGTGGAGTTCGCGGAGGGTGTGGACCGGGTACGTCTGAAGACCTCCACCGGTGCGTATCTGCGGGTGCCCGTGGCCGACGCCGACGACGAGGTGCGCGGCGCCGAGGGTGCCCTGGACCCGGCGCTGCTGCAGGGCCGCACGGACCTGCCGCCGCTCACCGCCGACGAGCACGGCAGCGAACTCGCGCTGATCGACTGGGGCGAGGGCCTGCTGACCTTCCGCGCCCCCGACGGGCGGTACCTCTCGGTCGCCGACGACGGCTACGTCCGCGCCTCCGCGGACCAGCCCGGCGGCTGGGTCGTCCAGGAGACGTTCCGCCTGGAACCCCATGGCAGCGGCCACCTCCTGAAGCATGTCGGGACGGGCGGGTACGTGTCGGTCGCCGCCGACGGCGTGAAGGTTGCCGAGGACCAGAGGGAAGTCTTCGAACTGGAGGTCGTCGAGAGCGGCGAGGACGCGGTCACCCGGGCGGCCGCGGGTGCTGACGTGGTGCTCGTGTTCGCGGGCAACGACCCCCACCTGAACGGCCGCGAGACCGAGGACCGCACGACGCTGCGCCTGCCCGATCACCAGGAGCGGCTGCTGCGCGCGGCCCGCGCCGCGAACCCGCGCACGGCCTTGGTGCTGGTGTCCGCGTACCCGTACGCGGTCGATCCCACGGAACTCCCGGCCGTGCTGTGGACGGCACACGGCGGCCAGGCCGCGGGCACCGCGCTGGCCCGGGTGCTGTCCGGCGACGTCTCCCCCGCGGGCCGTCTGCCCCAGACCTGGTACGCGGACGACGCGGACCTGCCCGATCTGCTCGACTACGACGTGATCGGCAGCCGTCAGACGTATCTGTACTTCGAGGGAACACCGCTGTTCCCGTTCGGGCACGGGCTGTCGTACGCGTCCTTCGCCTACGGCGACCTCGCCGCCCGGGTGGGGGACGGGCGGGTGGCGGTCTCCTTCACGGTGACCAACACGAGCACACGGGCCGCCGACGAGGTCGCCCAGGTGTACACCCGGGCCGTCGATCCCTCGGTCCCGCGTCCGCGCCGCGAGCTGGTCGCCCACCGGCGCGTGCACCTGGCGCCCGGTGCCTCGGCGGAGCTGGCCTTCGAGGTGCCGCTCAGCGCCTTGGAGTTCTGGGACGTGGCGCACGGGCGGTGGCGGCTCGAACCGGGTCCGTACGAGATCCTGGTGGGCGCGTCGAGCGAGGACATCCGGCTGCGAACGACGATCGAGCCGCCGGGTGAGCCGGCCGGACCGCGCCCGGTGCGCGAACGCGGCCTGGAGGCCGCCGACTTCGACGAGCAGCGGGACACGCTGATCGTCGACCGTACGAAGGTGTCGGGGGACTCCGTGGCACCGGCGGAGGACAGGACGGGCGAACTGCTCTTCCGTCGCTGCGACTTCGGGGACGGCGTCACGGGCGTGACGGCGCAGCTCGCGGGCGAGGGGACCCTCGAGGTCCTCTTGGACGGGGGCGATCCGCCGGCCGTGCTCACGCTCGCCGCACCCACCGGACCGTACGACTACACCACCGTGGACGCCGCCTTCACCGCCTCAGGTGTGCACGACGTCCGTCTCAGGCTGCGCGGCCCGTTGCGGCTCGCGCACGTCGGCTTCTCCGGTTGA
- a CDS encoding extracellular solute-binding protein: MTPNSASASSGPSRRSFLASTAVATAAVAGGMPLLAACGGSDGGSREGTTSGKAADKLLPTYIASTVAKPDIPSKNGSAAGFTSKIDLASLATSVPDKLGTGAPFTILSPLWGTPPKPDCAYYKALDAAAGTKITWQNQDGNTYGQKLGAVLASSSIPDMVVVPSWNLVGKIASAVSAKFMDLGPYLAGDKIKKYPNLAAIPSDSWRMSIFGGALRGIPMPAAPVTNIVPFYRKDIFDKKGYTVPKSADEFLSWAKEATSAKAKVWACGDMRWAAASIFGLLPAGPLGWNIGADGKLTYRIEHPEYLEHLEWVRKLFDAGVVHPDDKANTGDPTQRFTAGQTLVVNSDMSGWYGLTAQQAKSNPGFEMDGMDYFAAGGGNPTLYAVPPASIWSMIRKGASKETIENALAAANFAAAPFGTKERMFVDYGVEGTHYTVKNGVPVKTDLGNQEVNNAWVLLAAPAPYLAHPDLPEVTRKQVEWQQRQGAFVKKTSTYGMNIIEPSRYANLSSPFEQLEIDYVRGNKSLSDVQQAISTWKSSGGDKLRDWYKQLLDKNGSGN, encoded by the coding sequence ATGACGCCGAACTCCGCTTCCGCTTCTTCCGGGCCCAGCCGGAGAAGCTTCCTCGCCTCCACGGCGGTCGCCACCGCAGCGGTGGCCGGTGGTATGCCGCTGCTCGCCGCCTGTGGCGGTTCGGACGGCGGCTCGCGTGAGGGCACCACGTCGGGCAAGGCCGCGGACAAGCTGCTCCCGACATACATCGCCAGCACGGTCGCCAAGCCGGACATTCCGTCGAAGAACGGGTCGGCCGCCGGCTTCACCAGCAAGATCGATCTCGCGTCCCTGGCCACGTCGGTCCCGGACAAGCTCGGCACCGGCGCCCCCTTCACGATCCTGTCCCCGCTCTGGGGCACCCCGCCGAAGCCCGACTGCGCGTACTACAAGGCACTCGACGCGGCCGCCGGCACCAAGATCACCTGGCAGAACCAGGACGGCAACACCTACGGCCAGAAGCTCGGCGCGGTCCTCGCCTCCAGCTCCATACCCGACATGGTGGTCGTGCCCAGCTGGAACCTGGTCGGCAAGATCGCGAGCGCCGTCAGCGCGAAGTTCATGGACCTCGGCCCCTACCTGGCGGGCGACAAGATCAAGAAGTACCCGAACCTGGCCGCGATACCGTCCGACTCCTGGCGCATGAGCATCTTCGGCGGCGCGCTGCGCGGCATCCCGATGCCCGCCGCCCCCGTGACCAACATCGTGCCCTTCTACCGCAAGGACATCTTCGACAAGAAGGGCTACACCGTTCCCAAGTCGGCCGACGAGTTCCTCAGCTGGGCCAAGGAGGCCACCAGCGCCAAGGCCAAGGTGTGGGCCTGTGGCGACATGAGGTGGGCGGCGGCGTCCATCTTCGGTCTCCTCCCCGCCGGGCCCCTCGGCTGGAACATCGGGGCCGACGGCAAGCTCACGTACCGCATCGAGCACCCCGAGTACCTCGAACACCTGGAGTGGGTCCGCAAGCTGTTCGACGCGGGCGTGGTCCATCCCGACGACAAGGCCAACACGGGAGACCCCACCCAGCGGTTCACCGCCGGGCAGACCCTGGTCGTCAACAGCGACATGTCCGGCTGGTACGGCTTGACCGCCCAACAGGCCAAGTCCAACCCCGGCTTCGAGATGGACGGCATGGACTACTTCGCCGCCGGCGGCGGCAACCCGACGCTGTACGCCGTCCCGCCCGCCAGCATCTGGTCGATGATCCGCAAGGGCGCCTCGAAGGAGACGATCGAGAACGCGCTGGCCGCCGCCAACTTCGCGGCAGCCCCCTTCGGCACCAAGGAGCGGATGTTCGTCGACTACGGCGTCGAGGGCACCCACTACACGGTCAAGAACGGCGTCCCGGTCAAGACCGACCTGGGCAACCAGGAGGTCAACAACGCCTGGGTGCTGCTGGCCGCCCCGGCTCCCTACCTCGCCCACCCCGACTTGCCCGAGGTCACCCGCAAGCAGGTCGAGTGGCAACAGCGGCAGGGTGCCTTCGTGAAGAAGACGTCCACCTACGGCATGAACATCATCGAGCCGAGCCGCTACGCCAATCTCTCCAGCCCGTTCGAGCAGCTGGAGATCGACTACGTGCGCGGCAACAAGAGTCTGTCCGACGTGCAGCAGGCCATCTCCACCTGGAAGTCCTCCGGCGGCGACAAGCTGCGCGACTGGTACAAGCAGCTCCTCGACAAGAACGGCAGTGGCAACTGA